The following coding sequences are from one Brooklawnia cerclae window:
- a CDS encoding rhomboid family intramembrane serine protease, whose protein sequence is MDENGTDDYSRWPDFIPPEFEQSPDEAPGKPDEPVRPVVPPGGTASQQPPATAAPGPSSRPWQPDAGQSFRRSPGSAPWPPSAGGYQPPRVIPPSHPSMHGRMVFRRAGDKPSVTSVIIGICVVVWMLQNVSYQVNDMVTLIPALGAQEPWRFLTSAFAHAPRSLTHIGFNMLALWLLGRMLEPLLGHAKFLAIYLISALGSGALFVLLAFPPSQGAGGYGTNWYSGVVGASGAVFGLFGALLVITLIQKGDVKPILILLGLNAAMAVLVPGIAWQGHLGGFLAGLAATGVLALDARRAAMRKPSLVWPGLAIVAVVIVLAVVAKYSLV, encoded by the coding sequence ATGGACGAGAACGGCACCGACGACTACTCGAGGTGGCCCGACTTCATCCCGCCCGAATTCGAGCAGTCCCCGGACGAGGCGCCGGGAAAGCCCGACGAGCCGGTGCGGCCCGTCGTCCCGCCCGGAGGCACTGCCTCACAACAGCCGCCCGCGACGGCCGCGCCGGGCCCGTCGTCCCGCCCCTGGCAGCCCGACGCCGGCCAGTCGTTCCGACGCTCCCCCGGGTCGGCACCGTGGCCGCCCAGCGCCGGCGGATACCAACCCCCGCGCGTGATCCCTCCGTCGCATCCGTCGATGCACGGCCGGATGGTGTTCCGCAGGGCAGGCGACAAACCCTCTGTGACCAGCGTCATCATCGGGATCTGCGTGGTCGTGTGGATGCTGCAGAACGTGTCGTACCAGGTGAACGACATGGTCACGCTGATCCCGGCGCTCGGGGCCCAAGAGCCCTGGCGGTTCCTCACCTCAGCCTTCGCCCACGCACCCCGGTCACTGACCCACATCGGTTTCAACATGCTCGCACTGTGGCTGCTGGGCCGAATGCTGGAGCCGCTGCTGGGACACGCGAAGTTCCTCGCCATCTACCTGATCTCGGCACTGGGCAGTGGCGCACTGTTCGTCCTGCTCGCGTTCCCGCCCAGCCAAGGGGCCGGCGGCTACGGAACCAACTGGTACTCCGGCGTGGTGGGGGCTTCCGGCGCGGTTTTCGGGCTGTTCGGCGCCTTGCTGGTCATCACGCTCATCCAGAAGGGTGACGTGAAGCCCATCCTCATCCTCCTGGGGCTCAATGCGGCGATGGCCGTGCTCGTCCCGGGAATCGCCTGGCAAGGCCACCTGGGCGGGTTCCTCGCGGGGCTCGCCGCCACCGGTGTGCTGGCGCTCGACGCCCGGCGCGCCGCCATGCGGAAGCCGTCTCTGGTATGGCCGGGGCTCGCGATCGTCGCCGTGGTCATCGTCCTCGCGGTGGTGGCCAAGTACTCCCTCGTGTGA
- the ppk2 gene encoding polyphosphate kinase 2, translated as MDQREFREYIDWLRAGGYTVLHDITGSDPDLITPEGSAIDTWRDDYPYDNRLDREAYEAEKYSLQVELIKFQDWTRETGTRHIVVFEGRDAAGKGGTIKRFSEHLNPRYARIVALPKPNRRERGQWFLQRYIEHFPTAGEIVLFDRSWYNRAGVEPVMGFCSPDDYQRFMREAPALEEMLIESGTSLTKFYLAVTRNEQRTRFAIRQLDPVRRWKLSPMDVASLGKWDEYTAAAERMFEQTDTELAPWTWINANDKKRGRLNAMRAFLDKFDYTDKDPSVVFAPDELLVKRGRDTLRTLAP; from the coding sequence ATGGACCAACGCGAGTTCCGGGAGTACATCGACTGGCTCAGGGCCGGCGGATACACCGTCCTGCACGACATCACCGGGTCCGATCCCGATCTGATCACTCCTGAGGGCAGCGCGATCGACACCTGGCGCGACGATTACCCGTACGACAATCGCCTGGACCGCGAGGCATATGAGGCCGAGAAATACTCCCTGCAGGTCGAGCTCATCAAGTTCCAGGACTGGACGCGCGAGACCGGCACCAGGCACATCGTCGTCTTCGAAGGACGCGATGCGGCGGGCAAGGGTGGGACGATCAAGCGGTTCTCCGAGCACCTGAACCCTCGGTACGCGCGCATCGTGGCCCTGCCCAAGCCGAACAGGCGAGAGCGCGGGCAGTGGTTCCTGCAGCGCTACATCGAGCACTTCCCCACCGCCGGCGAGATCGTCCTGTTCGACCGGTCCTGGTACAACCGGGCGGGGGTCGAGCCCGTCATGGGGTTCTGTAGCCCGGACGACTACCAGCGATTCATGCGGGAGGCGCCGGCGTTGGAGGAGATGCTCATCGAGTCGGGCACTTCGCTGACGAAGTTCTACCTGGCCGTCACCCGCAACGAGCAGCGGACGCGCTTCGCCATCCGCCAGCTCGACCCGGTGCGTCGCTGGAAGCTGTCACCCATGGACGTCGCATCCCTCGGTAAATGGGACGAGTACACAGCCGCCGCCGAGCGCATGTTCGAGCAAACCGACACCGAGCTGGCCCCCTGGACATGGATCAACGCGAACGACAAGAAGCGCGGACGCCTCAACGCCATGCGGGCCTTCCTCGACAAGTTCGACTACACCGACAAGGATCCGTCGGTCGTCTTCGCTCCCGATGAGCTGCTGGTCAAGCGCGGACGCGACACGTTGAGGACGCTGGCACCGTAG
- a CDS encoding PP2C family protein-serine/threonine phosphatase translates to MEPTCLWHLDVGARSDVGPRRRENQDSGFVSDRMLLIADGVGGAPAGDVASSTVVANLAAGLSRIESCGEQRLRDQVSAANSVLHTTMQADQDVQGMATTLTGLVLCGGQAFVVHLGDSRAYRLRDGRLEQVTTDDSWVQMLIDEGLLAPEDAPRHPMRHLLLHSLSGSLADPGYVHVWPVDVRLGDRWVLTTDGLTDYLPEVVLATIVASTPDPRVAADALVDECFAASLDNITVLVADIAEGEPSGRGQYLGAAAADPLAPPRAG, encoded by the coding sequence ATGGAACCCACCTGTCTGTGGCACCTCGACGTGGGTGCGCGTTCGGATGTGGGGCCGCGCCGACGCGAGAACCAGGATTCCGGCTTCGTCAGCGACCGGATGCTGTTGATAGCCGACGGCGTCGGAGGCGCACCCGCCGGCGATGTGGCTTCGTCCACGGTCGTGGCCAATTTGGCCGCAGGCCTGTCGCGCATCGAATCCTGCGGCGAGCAGCGGTTGCGCGACCAGGTGTCCGCTGCCAACTCGGTGCTGCACACCACGATGCAGGCCGACCAGGACGTGCAGGGCATGGCCACCACGTTGACGGGGCTCGTGCTGTGCGGCGGGCAGGCGTTCGTCGTCCACCTCGGCGACTCGCGTGCCTACCGGCTGCGCGACGGGCGGTTGGAGCAGGTCACCACCGACGATTCCTGGGTGCAGATGCTCATCGACGAGGGCCTGCTGGCCCCCGAGGACGCGCCCCGGCATCCGATGCGTCACCTGCTCCTGCACTCGTTGTCCGGGAGCCTGGCCGACCCCGGCTACGTGCATGTCTGGCCGGTCGACGTCCGGCTCGGCGACCGGTGGGTGCTGACCACCGACGGGCTGACCGACTACCTACCGGAGGTGGTGCTGGCCACCATCGTCGCATCCACACCCGATCCGCGCGTCGCCGCCGACGCTCTCGTGGACGAGTGCTTTGCCGCCAGCCTCGACAACATCACGGTGCTCGTCGCCGACATCGCCGAGGGCGAGCCGTCGGGTCGCGGCCAGTATCTGGGCGCTGCCGCCGCAGATCCTCTCGCCCCGCCCCGGGCGGGCTGA
- a CDS encoding L-threonylcarbamoyladenylate synthase, which translates to MARYFDVNPQNPQSRALDQTAAILRDGGVIAYPTDSGFALGSLFSNHSGVERIRHIRQVDAHHNFTVVVSDFAQVGRYVQLDNWAFRAIKSVTPGPYTFILPATREVPRAMQHARRKTIGVRVPQHTTALALLDTLGEPLASSTLILPGHEEPMDDGWTISEELGHVLDAVLDSGDVGSEPTTVVDLTDSSPDVVRVGGGDPSPFEA; encoded by the coding sequence ATGGCCCGCTACTTCGACGTGAACCCCCAAAACCCGCAGTCGCGTGCGCTGGATCAGACCGCGGCGATCCTGCGCGACGGCGGTGTCATCGCCTATCCGACGGACTCCGGCTTCGCGCTCGGTTCGCTGTTCAGCAACCACTCGGGGGTCGAGCGGATCCGTCACATCCGGCAGGTGGATGCCCACCACAATTTCACCGTGGTGGTCAGCGACTTCGCCCAGGTCGGACGATACGTCCAGCTCGACAACTGGGCGTTCCGTGCGATCAAGTCGGTGACCCCCGGCCCGTACACCTTCATCCTGCCGGCCACCCGCGAGGTGCCGCGCGCGATGCAGCACGCCCGGCGGAAGACGATCGGTGTGCGGGTGCCGCAGCACACGACCGCACTCGCCCTGCTGGACACGCTGGGTGAGCCCCTGGCGTCGTCCACGCTCATCCTGCCCGGTCACGAGGAACCCATGGACGACGGCTGGACGATCAGCGAGGAACTCGGGCACGTGCTGGACGCGGTGCTGGACTCGGGTGACGTCGGCTCCGAACCGACCACCGTGGTCGACCTGACCGACAGCTCTCCCGATGTGGTGCGCGTCGGTGGGGGAGACCCGTCGCCCTTCGAGGCCTGA
- a CDS encoding pilus assembly protein TadE has translation MTAVSVPARVAARASRGMSLSVLFALLVPSLLLVCGLAIDGASKAAADRRAEAVAAQAARAGLDAAAPLVISGQDGAATATTAARSVVAAHAGMSGSATVDADGRLTVTTETSVATTFLSLIGVDTLPARGSAVVELRPR, from the coding sequence ATGACCGCCGTGTCCGTCCCCGCACGTGTAGCGGCTCGCGCCTCGCGCGGCATGAGCCTGTCGGTGCTCTTCGCCCTGCTCGTTCCGTCGTTGCTGCTCGTCTGCGGGCTGGCGATCGACGGCGCGTCCAAGGCGGCCGCGGACCGGCGAGCCGAGGCGGTCGCGGCGCAGGCGGCCCGTGCGGGGCTCGATGCCGCGGCACCCCTGGTGATCAGCGGGCAGGACGGGGCCGCAACGGCCACCACGGCCGCCCGGTCGGTGGTAGCGGCGCACGCAGGAATGAGCGGTTCGGCCACCGTGGACGCCGATGGTCGCCTGACGGTGACGACCGAGACGTCCGTGGCGACGACCTTTCTCTCCCTCATCGGCGTCGACACGTTGCCTGCCCGGGGATCGGCGGTCGTCGAGCTGCGTCCGCGTTGA
- a CDS encoding pyrophosphate--fructose-6-phosphate 1-phosphotransferase, translating to MVNKVALLTAGGFAPCLSSAVAGLIKRYTEVAPAVEIIAYRYGYEGLLKGDSIPVTQAVRDNAERLYAFGGSPIGNSRVKLTNVADLVKRGLVAEGQDPLEVAAKQLVADGVDVLHTIGGDDTNTTAADLAAYLAGNDFNLTVVGLPKTIDNDIVPVRQSLGAWTAADEAANFAKNVIAEHNSAPRELIIHEIMGRNCGYLAAETARRYRAWLDEQEWLPEIGLSREAWDVHAVYVPEAALDIDAEAARLRAIMDRVGNVNIFLSEGAGVTEIVAQLEQAGEEVPQDAFGHVQIDKINPGAWFGKQFSKLIGAGKTMVQKSGYFSRSAASNPEDLELIGRTCVLAVDAALAGTPGVVGQDEEAGDVLSVIDFPRIAGHKPFDVTQPWFVELSEQIGMPAPRVAAH from the coding sequence ATGGTCAACAAGGTCGCGCTGCTCACTGCCGGTGGCTTCGCCCCCTGCCTGTCGTCGGCTGTCGCCGGCCTTATCAAGCGGTACACCGAGGTGGCTCCGGCCGTCGAGATCATCGCGTACCGATACGGGTACGAGGGTCTGCTCAAGGGCGACTCGATCCCGGTCACGCAGGCGGTCCGCGACAATGCGGAACGTCTGTACGCGTTCGGGGGCTCCCCCATCGGGAACTCGCGGGTCAAGCTCACCAACGTGGCCGATCTCGTCAAGCGCGGTCTGGTCGCCGAGGGCCAGGACCCGCTGGAGGTGGCCGCGAAGCAGCTGGTTGCCGACGGTGTCGACGTGCTGCACACCATCGGTGGGGACGACACCAACACCACGGCCGCCGACCTGGCGGCCTACCTCGCCGGAAACGACTTCAACCTCACCGTCGTGGGGCTGCCGAAGACCATCGACAACGACATCGTCCCGGTTCGGCAGTCGCTCGGTGCCTGGACCGCTGCCGACGAGGCGGCGAACTTCGCCAAGAACGTGATCGCCGAGCACAACTCGGCACCCCGCGAGCTCATCATCCACGAGATCATGGGACGCAACTGCGGCTACCTGGCTGCCGAGACCGCGCGTCGTTACCGTGCCTGGCTGGACGAGCAGGAATGGCTGCCCGAGATCGGTCTGTCCCGCGAGGCCTGGGACGTGCACGCCGTGTACGTGCCCGAGGCCGCCCTCGACATCGACGCGGAGGCCGCGCGTCTGCGGGCGATCATGGACCGTGTCGGCAATGTCAACATCTTCCTGTCGGAGGGTGCCGGCGTCACCGAGATCGTCGCGCAGCTGGAGCAGGCGGGCGAGGAGGTGCCCCAGGACGCCTTCGGCCACGTCCAGATCGACAAGATCAACCCGGGGGCCTGGTTCGGCAAGCAGTTCAGCAAGCTCATCGGAGCCGGCAAGACGATGGTGCAGAAGTCCGGCTACTTCAGCCGCTCGGCTGCGTCCAACCCGGAGGACCTCGAACTCATCGGACGCACCTGCGTCCTGGCGGTGGACGCCGCCCTGGCGGGGACCCCGGGTGTCGTGGGGCAGGACGAGGAGGCCGGCGACGTGCTGTCGGTGATCGACTTCCCGCGGATTGCCGGTCACAAGCCCTTCGACGTGACGCAGCCCTGGTTCGTCGAGCTCAGCGAGCAGATCGGTATGCCGGCTCCTCGCGTCGCGGCGCACTGA
- a CDS encoding YhjD/YihY/BrkB family envelope integrity protein, with product MNWLRRAVRWAYATPATAHLLRAFDRYNARLGNQLAAAIAFFSVTAIVPVLMFAFSAVGLTLTVLRPEWLDSTKAFITANLNAGPLQEDVLFLVEDYLTNWRSVGLFAALLALFAGQGWIANVKGAIRALGRPDFDMTERRHTPLLEPLINVVLLLALLLLVGVTFAATVVGTHLAGRVADWLSVETISQGLVQGASFALSLVGATILFLLIFRFLPEEPAPRTAIVRGSLAAAVCFVVLQAAASLLTTMFTTNRATQIFGPVIVAMLFINVFARLILFFAAWIATWNQPAMARRYNPADAILRDRDDTVMAEYHWESADADRARRGIEPPADDTAVTEPDHVAEPDDTRRPGDDTTS from the coding sequence GTGAACTGGTTGCGGCGGGCGGTCCGGTGGGCGTATGCGACGCCCGCGACGGCACACCTGCTGCGCGCCTTCGACCGGTACAACGCCCGTCTGGGCAACCAACTCGCCGCTGCCATCGCCTTCTTCAGCGTCACCGCGATCGTGCCGGTGCTCATGTTCGCGTTTTCGGCGGTCGGGCTGACCCTCACCGTCCTGCGGCCGGAGTGGCTCGATTCCACCAAGGCGTTCATCACCGCGAACCTCAACGCCGGCCCGCTCCAGGAGGACGTGCTGTTCCTCGTCGAGGACTACCTCACCAACTGGCGCAGCGTGGGGTTGTTCGCGGCGCTGCTGGCGCTGTTCGCCGGCCAGGGATGGATCGCCAACGTCAAGGGAGCGATCCGGGCCCTGGGCCGACCCGATTTCGACATGACCGAACGTCGGCACACCCCGCTGCTGGAGCCCCTGATCAACGTCGTGCTCCTTCTGGCGCTCCTGCTGCTGGTCGGCGTCACGTTCGCTGCGACCGTTGTCGGCACCCACCTCGCAGGTCGTGTCGCCGATTGGCTGTCGGTGGAGACGATCTCGCAGGGTCTGGTGCAGGGCGCGTCCTTCGCGCTCTCGCTGGTCGGCGCGACCATCCTGTTCCTGCTGATCTTCCGCTTCCTGCCCGAGGAACCGGCGCCTCGCACGGCGATCGTGCGGGGATCGCTCGCCGCGGCCGTCTGCTTCGTCGTCCTGCAGGCCGCAGCCAGTCTGCTGACCACCATGTTCACGACCAACCGGGCCACGCAGATCTTCGGGCCGGTGATCGTGGCGATGCTGTTCATCAACGTGTTCGCCAGACTCATCTTGTTCTTCGCCGCATGGATCGCAACGTGGAACCAGCCGGCGATGGCACGCCGCTACAACCCCGCGGACGCGATCCTGCGCGACCGGGACGACACCGTGATGGCCGAGTACCACTGGGAGTCGGCCGACGCCGATCGCGCCCGCCGGGGCATCGAACCTCCGGCGGACGACACGGCTGTCACCGAGCCGGACCACGTCGCCGAGCCCGATGACACGCGCAGGCCCGGCGACGACACGACGTCATGA
- a CDS encoding phosphoglucomutase/phosphomannomutase family protein: MIEFGTGGWRAIIADGFTKQNVRLLAQGLANRILAENVAQRGVVIGYDRRFLSGDAARWAAAVLVANQIPVTLVDRPAPTPMIMWTTRNKDCAYGLAVTASHNPAIYNGIKVFTEGGRDADVEVTRSLQDGINGLTPDDVRAVADYELEDSPLLTIQRSMNWYIDSILAQLNTEVIRHSHLKVVLDPMFGVSQTCLQTILMTARCDVDVINSRHDPLFGGRLPSPNVDNLHGLRREVLERHADLGIATDGDADRLGIIDDKGNYLSANQILVLLYRYLLAGKGWQGPVVRNIATTSLLDRVAARYGQECHEVPVGFKYISAKMAETDAVIGGESSGGLTVRGHIAGKDGVYAASLLVEMIASSKRRLSELWDDIVAEYGSLEMIETAYSFTPHRRVELTDRLFERKELPAFPEKIDHVSYQDGCKVYFENGGWVVIRFSGTEPLLRVFSEMPTLDAARENVELVASCFGLDGSGASA, encoded by the coding sequence ATGATCGAGTTCGGAACAGGCGGTTGGCGAGCCATCATCGCCGACGGATTCACCAAACAGAACGTGCGGCTGCTCGCCCAGGGTCTGGCGAACAGGATCCTCGCGGAGAACGTCGCGCAACGTGGCGTCGTCATCGGCTACGACCGTAGGTTCCTCTCGGGGGACGCGGCGAGGTGGGCGGCCGCGGTGCTGGTCGCCAACCAGATCCCGGTGACGCTGGTCGACCGACCGGCGCCGACGCCCATGATCATGTGGACGACGCGCAACAAGGACTGCGCCTACGGGCTGGCGGTGACCGCGTCCCACAACCCCGCGATCTACAACGGCATCAAGGTGTTCACCGAGGGCGGCCGCGACGCGGACGTCGAGGTGACCCGGTCGCTGCAGGACGGCATCAACGGGCTCACACCGGACGATGTGCGCGCGGTGGCCGACTACGAGCTGGAAGACTCGCCGTTGCTCACGATCCAGCGCTCGATGAACTGGTACATCGACTCGATCCTCGCCCAGCTCAACACCGAGGTCATCCGGCACAGCCACTTGAAGGTCGTCCTCGACCCGATGTTCGGCGTCTCCCAGACCTGCCTGCAGACGATCCTGATGACCGCCCGGTGCGACGTGGACGTGATCAACTCGCGTCACGACCCGCTCTTCGGCGGCCGGCTGCCCTCCCCGAACGTCGACAACCTGCACGGCCTGCGCCGCGAGGTCCTCGAGCGGCATGCCGATCTCGGAATCGCCACCGACGGCGACGCCGACCGGCTCGGCATCATCGACGACAAGGGGAACTACCTGTCGGCGAACCAGATCCTCGTCCTGCTCTACCGCTACCTGCTGGCGGGCAAGGGTTGGCAGGGGCCGGTGGTCCGCAACATCGCCACGACCAGCCTGCTCGATCGCGTCGCGGCTCGGTACGGGCAGGAGTGCCACGAGGTTCCCGTCGGCTTCAAATACATCAGCGCCAAGATGGCCGAGACGGACGCCGTCATCGGCGGGGAGTCCTCCGGTGGTCTCACGGTGCGCGGGCACATCGCCGGCAAGGACGGCGTCTACGCCGCGTCGCTGCTGGTCGAGATGATCGCCTCCAGCAAACGCCGGCTCAGTGAGCTGTGGGACGACATCGTCGCCGAGTACGGCAGCCTCGAGATGATCGAGACCGCCTACTCGTTCACCCCGCACCGCAGGGTCGAGCTGACAGATCGCCTGTTCGAGCGCAAGGAGCTCCCGGCTTTCCCCGAGAAGATCGACCACGTGAGTTACCAGGACGGCTGCAAGGTCTACTTCGAGAACGGCGGGTGGGTCGTCATCCGGTTCTCGGGCACCGAGCCGTTGCTGCGGGTGTTCTCGGAGATGCCGACACTCGATGCGGCCCGCGAGAACGTCGAGCTCGTCGCCAGCTGCTTCGGGCTGGACGGATCCGGCGCCTCCGCCTAG
- a CDS encoding nucleotidyltransferase family protein: MTGVQPTKAVVLARGLGTRMRRAGTALSAAQARIADMGLKAMMPIGQEEQAGIGGRPFVDYVISALADAGIIDVCLVIGPEHQLVRDYYTAVRPERVAIHYAEQTEPLGTGDAVRAAEAFAGDDRFVMVNSDNYYSASSLRLLAAAPGTALVGFDAATMVARSNIPAERLASFAIVDTDAHGHLVDILEKPSPDELRARGEHALVSMNCFLFSPSIFPACASIGRSPRGEYEIVDAVRALVSAGEAVSVVRADDAVLDLSGRSDVPAVMAALDGQDVRL, from the coding sequence ATGACCGGAGTGCAGCCGACGAAAGCGGTGGTCCTGGCGCGTGGGCTGGGAACGCGCATGCGCAGGGCCGGAACGGCGCTCAGCGCCGCCCAGGCGAGGATCGCCGACATGGGCCTCAAGGCCATGATGCCGATCGGACAGGAGGAACAGGCCGGCATAGGTGGACGTCCCTTCGTCGACTACGTCATCAGTGCACTGGCCGATGCCGGGATCATCGACGTCTGCCTGGTCATCGGGCCCGAGCATCAACTGGTGCGCGACTACTACACGGCCGTGAGACCGGAACGGGTGGCCATCCACTACGCCGAGCAGACCGAGCCCCTGGGCACCGGTGACGCCGTCCGCGCGGCCGAGGCGTTCGCGGGCGACGATCGGTTCGTCATGGTCAACTCCGACAACTACTACTCCGCGTCCTCGCTGCGCCTGCTGGCCGCGGCTCCGGGCACCGCGCTCGTCGGTTTCGACGCCGCCACCATGGTTGCCCGGTCGAACATCCCCGCCGAGCGCCTCGCGTCCTTCGCGATCGTCGACACCGACGCTCACGGTCATCTCGTGGACATCCTCGAGAAGCCCTCTCCCGATGAGCTGCGGGCGCGCGGGGAACACGCGCTCGTCTCGATGAACTGTTTCCTGTTCTCCCCCAGCATCTTCCCCGCGTGCGCCTCCATCGGACGATCGCCACGGGGCGAGTACGAGATCGTCGACGCCGTCCGAGCGCTGGTGAGCGCCGGGGAGGCGGTGAGCGTCGTACGGGCCGACGACGCGGTGCTCGATCTGTCGGGGCGCAGCGACGTGCCGGCCGTCATGGCCGCCCTCGACGGGCAGGACGTACGCCTGTGA
- a CDS encoding galactokinase family protein — protein MSGAAWFAPGRIEVLGKHTDYAGGNVLVCAIDKGVSVWAEPGTDAVEARSSASADRVHLRAGTPSGLPQGHWGRYLQTVVDRLASNFASLAPARLTIESDLPLASGMSSSSALVVACALALARMNGFDEDERWTRAIRGPVDLAGYLATIENGRSFGDLAGSRGVGTLGGSEDHIAMLCSEPDRLGLFSFAPPRLVERVPLADDLAFVVAISGVRAEKTGSAREAYNQASSGAAEILRRWNQATGRSDDSLAQAVGSGDDAGERLERLVADDDRLTGRLAQFVHESAELVPGAAHALAAADLDEFGRLAAASQRWAAEGLVNQVPETRALVELAGGLGAHAASSFGAGFGGSVWALVGATDAPGFSRAWLGAYLGRFPEHTGEASTIVTRPSGAAHPLFP, from the coding sequence GTGAGCGGCGCGGCGTGGTTCGCACCCGGACGCATCGAGGTGCTCGGGAAGCACACCGACTACGCGGGCGGCAACGTGCTCGTGTGCGCCATAGACAAGGGGGTATCCGTGTGGGCCGAGCCCGGCACGGACGCCGTCGAGGCACGCAGCTCGGCCTCTGCCGATCGGGTGCATCTTCGCGCCGGCACCCCGTCGGGGCTGCCGCAGGGTCATTGGGGACGCTACCTGCAGACCGTGGTCGACCGGCTTGCCTCGAACTTCGCGAGCCTGGCGCCCGCCAGGCTGACGATCGAGTCGGATCTGCCGTTGGCCAGCGGCATGAGCAGTTCGTCGGCCCTCGTCGTCGCGTGCGCCCTCGCACTCGCCCGGATGAACGGCTTCGACGAGGACGAGCGCTGGACGCGGGCGATCCGCGGCCCCGTCGACCTCGCGGGATACCTCGCGACGATCGAGAACGGCCGATCCTTCGGCGACCTGGCGGGCAGCCGCGGCGTGGGAACGCTGGGCGGGTCGGAGGACCACATCGCCATGCTATGCAGCGAACCCGACCGGCTCGGGCTCTTCTCGTTCGCTCCCCCACGGCTCGTCGAGCGGGTTCCCCTGGCCGACGACCTCGCGTTCGTGGTGGCGATCAGCGGCGTCCGGGCCGAGAAGACGGGAAGCGCCCGGGAGGCGTACAACCAGGCGTCCAGCGGAGCCGCGGAGATACTCCGGCGCTGGAACCAGGCCACCGGGCGGTCGGACGACAGCCTCGCGCAGGCCGTCGGCTCCGGTGACGATGCGGGCGAGCGTCTCGAACGGCTGGTGGCCGATGACGACCGGCTCACCGGCAGGCTGGCCCAGTTCGTCCACGAGTCCGCCGAGCTCGTTCCCGGCGCCGCCCACGCCCTGGCAGCCGCCGACCTGGACGAGTTCGGACGCCTGGCGGCGGCATCCCAGCGGTGGGCCGCCGAAGGCCTGGTCAACCAGGTGCCCGAGACGCGAGCCCTGGTGGAGCTGGCCGGCGGCCTCGGAGCGCACGCGGCGTCCAGCTTCGGAGCCGGCTTCGGCGGAAGCGTGTGGGCACTGGTCGGCGCGACGGACGCGCCGGGCTTCTCCCGGGCGTGGCTCGGCGCGTACCTCGGCCGATTTCCCGAGCACACGGGCGAGGCCTCGACGATCGTCACCCGGCCCTCGGGGGCGGCACACCCCTTGTTCCCGTGA